Sequence from the Kogia breviceps isolate mKogBre1 chromosome X, mKogBre1 haplotype 1, whole genome shotgun sequence genome:
TGACATCCTAATGCCCTGACTTCCTGGGCTTGAGCAAGAACTCTCATGCCCCAGCAACCTCACACTTTGAACACAGACCCCCAGACAGCCCAGAAACCTCACAGCCTAAGACACAGAATCCTCCCCACCACCAACAAAGAGCTCAGAGACCTCACACTCTGGACGCAGAGCCAAAACAGCTAGGTGACCTTGCATCTGGGGATGGTCCAccccagagcccccagccccGGGACCTCACACCTTGGACATAAATCCCCCAACACCTCAGAGACTTCACATGCAGGGCACCCCGCTGCCTCCTGCAACACCTCCTGATGGTCTTCTCTCATCTGGGCAGTGACGGGCAGCGAGGACATGTGCGTGCATTTCTTTGACGTGGAGCGGGCAGCCAGGGCCGCTGTCAACAAGCTGCAGGGCCACAGCGCGCCCGTGCTGGATGTCAGCTTCAACTGCGATGAGAGCCTGCTGGCTTCCAGCGACGCCAGCGGCATGGTCATCGTCTGGAGGCGGGAGCAGAAGTAGGAGACTTCCAGCCTTGCCACTGTCTACCTTCCCACCTGCCTCCGGCCCCAGCCttgtgtttgtaaataaagttccTGTGGTTGTGCCGATGGCTGGCTCCCAGGCCttctgggggtgggatgggggagagggcaACTCTAGGACCCAAGATGGCATGGGGTTCACCTCCTCATTCATGCCTTCATGCATTGATTCGTTGATGGATTCATTCAACAACCGTTTATGAACGTCGGCCATGTCAGAGGCACCACTTCAAGTGTTTTACACAGTCACGCTTTGGACAGACATTGtggagcacctactgtgcgccGGGacctgttctaggcactgagggtACAAGCTGTGACTTAAACTGACAGGAATGGCTGCCCCCGTGGGGCTTACCTTCTGGTGGAGGCAGGTAGAtaatagacaaaaatatataataggtCAGCTAAAGCTGAGCGTTGTGAGGAAAAAGGGCAGGGGATAGAGTGCAGGAGTGAGGGGAGGGTTAGGCTCTTTTTGGTGTCATGATCAAGGAAGATGTTCCTGACagtgtgaaatttatttttctttaacttttattttatgttggagtattacattaggtccttgttgattatcttttttatgtatagaagtgtgtatatgttaatcccaaactcctaatttatccctcccctccttcccctttggtaaccataagtttgttttctatgtttgtgggtctgtttctattttgtacataagttcatttgttttctgtttttagattccacatataagcgatatcatatatttgtctttctctgtctgacttaacttcacttggTCTGATAATgtccaggcccatccatgttgctgcaaatggcattatttcattcttttttatggctgagtaatattccattgtatatatgtagcacatcttctttatccattcatctgtccgtggacatttaggttgcttccatgtcttggctattgtaagtagtgctgctatgaacattggggtgggtgtatctcttttctctgggtatgAGGCCCTTCCCTGTTCTGGTTGTACCTGCTGCCACCATGTGGGTTAATTCGGCCTTCAGGAGGCTTAGGCCTGAATTCACTGTGACCGTGACTAGTGACTGTTGCTGCAAATCAGCTCTGGGCAAACTTGACCCTGGGAGTGACCATTGTGTGGCTTAGGAGGGACTGTGCTCCAGCACTTGCTAGAGAATCTCCCTCCTGCCCACAATGGAGAACATGGCTTCTGAAATGGCAGGGAAGTTAGGTTTGTGACTGACAACCAGCTTCCCTATTTCGTTTTATCTTAATTCATTCCTgctcattttccctttattttttatagaaatgtCAAACTCTTGATAGATGAgcatatttactttatttttgatttAGAGCCATTTATGCTTTATAGACGAGGTATCAGCATATGGATTTCTGAATTACTTTTAAAACTGCTGTTTTTAGGTCTGATGTACTGTGGTTACACACGAGGATTCATTACATAATTTAAGCACAGGATGTTTAGAACAAGGAGCCAGGAACAAGTTCTCATTATATTATCTGGACTGAAAATGATTTCTCACTGACATTGTAAAGTTTGATAGTTCCAGCCACTGTCAGAGTGTAGTCTGGTCGATTGCCTAGGTTGTGTCTATGACTGCTGATTCAGATAAGTGATTTAATTCTCATTTCAGTGCTGCCCTCTCCCAAGCTCAGAATTCTTCATAGAagaccaaaacaaataaaaaaataggacATGACAGTAAAATGTAAGAAATTTTCCTACTTCAGATTCTGATAAGGAAGTAAATAATTGTATTCATCAATGGacttatatttcttccttttctgatttatttcctgGCATAGGAGACCCAGTTGCCTTAATGACGATCTGTCAAATGAGCGTAAGCCAAATACTCTATCTTGGGGCTTCTATGTCATTAAGTGGTCCTAGGGAAGGGCCACTGTAAGGGTTGTACAGATTGTGGACTGCACAATTCTGGGGACACCAAGCATGGAGAGGCTCTTTTCTAGTCCCTCTATCAGTGGTTAGGGTACTGGGACAAGGCTCCCAGCCTTTTCTCTGCTACCTGATCTTTTTTTCCCTACCAACACCCCACCCCAAATTTGGCTTCTTGGTCTCCAAATCAAAAGCTTGTCTCTCCCTCTATCTTTTATGTTGATTTGGGCACATTTATTGAGAATGGACATGATTGGATCCCTCCTTTCCTTAAACGCCCCACCCCCCCGCACAGATACACACACGCCCCATCTGTGACAGATCTTACGGAATTTGGTTAAGTGCAGCCCCACACCAATGCCCAGACTGCTCTATAAACCTCTTTGTAAGGTTGCACAAACAGGGAGAAACTAAACCGTGCAGTGTAGGAGGTTCCATGCAGATTCCGAAAGTGATTTATTGTATGAAaaattggtttttgtttatttgtttttagaacCTAGTTAATGGTCACAACCCAGATGTATGATGGTCGCAGCAAGAGCAGACCATTTTGAGAAGCAAACAGACCAAAATAGGGAAAGAGTTGTATTAAAATGTGCAAAACAcatattttctgaattaaaaattaaacaggagGCACTAATAGGAGACTGGACACTGTAGAAAACTCAGTAGTAAACCAGAGAACTATCTTTAGAAACACTCTCAAACAGAGCAAAACAAGAAAGAGATTaaaatgttgagaaagaagagagcagaaaTGGAGGTAGAGAGGGAACTGAACAAGTGGAACTACGGTAATAAtcaatgataatttttaaagaaaaatccttttctaagtgaaaaaaaaatacgtCTGGAAATTGAGAGATTTCACTCTGTTCCAAGCAAAATATGTGAAAAGGGATCACCAGATACACCTTGGTAAAAAtttaaaggtcatatatgaggAAAGAATCTTATAAGGAGCATCAAagcaaaacatacacacaaaataaagcTTGAAAACACCACTACCACCAGCAGAACCAGTGACCTAAAACCCACAAAGATGTAGCTTCAGGTAACGCAAGGAGAAAATGGATCAAATCTTCAGTGCTTTGAGAGTAAGCAAATTGGGGACAAGTTGTTTTTCGTACATGGAGAcaatagaaatgtttttaaatcttCAAGAAAACGGACTATAATATAGTTTCTTTGATACATTACTCAAAGTAACCTATTACTTTCATAAACTACTCCGGAACatgaagagaaaatcaaaattaagaactcaaGGAGGATGTCTTATCTTGAAAGACTGGACCAGCATTGAACACTAAAACAGGTTGCACACACACACGATTATGCAGCTAAATTCAAGgataaaacattatttcaagAAGTGAATATTGttagaaaaattgaaaaggaagatgaCACGGTTTGTACCACAGATAAAATGGCCAAATAAAGAGTTGGGAAACTAAGGGCTGAATTCTTCATATTTGATCTTGAGAGTAAAATCATATTTCATGCTTACCTTTGAAAATCAGGTAGttataagtttaaaatattttagggaaATTTCAACTTAACCAAGATAAAATTCCGAATAGAATTACAGAATctaataatcatttcacaatgtatatgtatatcaaatcatcacattgtacactttaaatatatataattttgtcatttatatgccaataaagcTGAGTGAAAAAAGAATTCTGGGGAGTGGGACTGGAGCTTGAGGTGGTGAGGAGATCATTATataactttttgtattttttgaatttgatgacatattttattatcttaaaacCTATTATTAGGAAACAAAGACAAGCACAAGGCATAGTGTccctttttagaaaaataaattgcagaATCTAAGAGCAAACCTAGTGTAGTCTTTATGGCAAAAGACAAGTAGCAGTAGAAGGTAATGGCAACAGtacataaaaaactgaaaacaaaaccagaacacaggggaaaaaaagtcctaGGAGAAGTCTTGACCATAAATGTGAACTCCCTGATGGCCCCTGCAGCCATTATGACACATTCTGTCTTCTTGAGGttggcatatgatcatctctcTTTTACTTTCCTATTTAATTCCTTGAGCTCCCATGGGCCATATTATCAGGAATTCCTCTTGAGGAATAATCAATATattcctcctgaggcctcttcccttccccttccccttcccccttagTTGTCTAGGAACCCCAGGAGGGTGACTTTGTCCAAGGAGGATCAGACCACTGTCCAACACCACTGCTGTGGCTCCTTGCTTCACAAGGCTGCTGTGGGAGACTGGTCCTGCCAGGCTGATGGATGCCACTGGAATGACTTAGCTGGCCAGAAGATCAGCAGCTAGGTTTTGCTGTTAAGTTGGGAGAGACATGAACATGTCTATAAGCTGAAGAGAAAAGATCAATAGGGACCAAGAAATCGAAGGCATAGATGACGGACTGGATAGTTGATGGATCAGTGGGCAGTTAGGGATGAAGAAGCAGTTAAGGATGGGTCAAGGCATAGTTATGCCTTTGTCCATTCTCCACAATGGATGGCAGAAAACCTCATCTCCAGGTTAACAGAGAATATTGAGGTCCTGAGATACAAACCTCCCCCATGCCCTTGCATCCGATACAGCTTCGCATTCCTCCCTTCTCACCTCAGTAGAAAAGGCGTCCCCTCTGCTGTCCAAAGCTAGCTTCCATGATGGCCCTGTTTCCCAGACACTGAACAAGAAAGAGACTAGGACCcatcctcagccaagcacatccAACCCTAGTTGATACCTCTCAGCTTACCCTCTTGCCCTGTTTCCTCTGCCCCAGCAGTCCCTACTGGTATGCCGACACTCACATTGCTTCCTGAGTGCCCTGACGTCCAACTCTCTGTTCATAGTACTCGCTTGCTTGACATCCTTCAAAAGATTCCCTTCACCTGTGGAAGAAAACCCAGAAGCCCCATGTGTGCCTTTCATGATTGGGCCCCACCTGCCAGCTCTCTAACTTATCTCTTGCTTCATTTCCCTAATGTTCGAGTCATCCTAAGAATCCTGACCGTCTGGGTTCAAATCGTGGCTCCACCATGTGCCCTTGGGCAATTTGCTAGagctctctgggccttagttcttcatctgtaaaatggggatagtccAGGTTCCTACTtaaagggttgttgtgaggttaAATGAGTTCATACATGGGAAGCAGTTAGATCGCTGTCAGGCGTACACTAAGCATGTGATAAATGGTAGCTCCTGTTATTAGTACTTTGTACAGCTCCTAAGATGTACCATCCTCTTGCTCTCCTTGTATCTTTGAGGATATGGTTTTCTCCCATTCCTCCcaacctccttcccctccccaccctactTTTCTGACTAGCAAATTGTCCTTCATCTGCAGGGTCTGTCTGCTCTATTGACACCTCGACTGTGGAGCATTCCTAGATTTCCCCCTTGATGTGTATACATGCCAGACTGGATGGGGGGTACTTTTTCTGAGCTGGACGTATCTTTATTATAGCCCTTTTTCTACTTTGTTGACAACTTGGCCTTCCTCTTGGTCTGTGATTAACTGTAGGGTGCAGGCATGGAGGGCTGGGAGTCAACTCTAGTCCATTCTTCTCTTATTTTCCATCAGTTGATGTGGCCTGACATGGGCTAAGTATTCATGGgctaagtgtttgttgaatgaatgaatgaacaaatgaatacataGGTAAGGGACATGTGCAGACAGAACGCTGTAGAAGAAATATAATTTCCAAGCAAATAAGAGATGTTCAAGTTTATTAGTAATCAAATCACTGTTGATTAAAATGAGACATCATTTTTACCTGACGAATTaggaaacactttaaaaaataatagtatctatTTCTGTGGTTTCTTTCTTATTGCTGGTGGGAGGGTAAAAGCAATTTAACGCCATGTATCAAGATCctttaaaatgtccttttcttTTGCCCACCTAATTGTACTTCTGGG
This genomic interval carries:
- the NDP gene encoding norrin isoform X2, whose translation is MHTKMVDYNTFRVVDNEGTLQLKRSFPIEQSSHPIRSIFCPLMSFRQGACVVTGSEDMCVHFFDVERAARAAVNKLQGHSAPVLDVSFNCDESLLASSDASGMVIVWRREQK